One Enterobacter asburiae genomic window, CTGTGCGCCAATGACTGCACCTACTGCGGTTTTTCCATGAGCAACCGCATCAAGCGTAAAACGCTCGATGAAGGTGAGATTGCCCGGGAGTGTGCGGCCATTCGTGAAATGGGTTTTGAACATCTTCTGCTGGTCACGGGCGAACATCAGGGAAAAGTGGGAATGGACTATTTCCGTCACCACCTTCCCGCCATTCGCCGTCAGTTTGCGTCGCTGCAGATGGAAGTACAGCCCCTGGCGCAGGAGGAGTACGCGGAGCTCAAAACCCTCGGGCTGGACGGGGTCATGGTCTACCAGGAAACCTACCACGAGGCGACGTACGCCCGGCACCACCTGAAGGGCAAGAAACAGGATTTCTTTTTCCGCCTGGAAACGCCGGACAGGCTGGGTCGCGCGGGCATCGACAAAATCGGTCTGGGCGCGCTGATCGGGCTCTCTGACAGCTGGCGGGTGGATTGTTATATGGTGGCGGAACATTTGCTGTGGCTCCAGCAGCACTACTGGCAGAGCCGTTATTCCATCTCCTTCCCGCGCCTGAGACCTTGCGCGGGGGGGATTGAACCGGCTTCGCTGATGGATGAACGCCAGCTGGTGCAAACCATCTGCGCGTTTCGCCTGCTCGCCCCGGAAGTGGAATTATCGCTCTCAACGCGTGAGTCCCCGGCGTTTCGCGATCGCGTCATCCCGCTTGCGATTAACAACGTCAGCGCGTTTTCTAAAACGCAGCCTGGCGGCTACGCCGACGATCATCCTGAGCTTGAGCAGTTTGTGCCGCATGACGGACGACGTCCGGAAGCGGTCGCTGCCGCCCTGACGGCGCAGGGTCTTCAGCCTGTCTGGAAAGACTGGGACAGCTGGCTGGGAAGAACCTCGCAATGATGCTGAAACGCACTGCAACACCATAAAAAATTGTCGAGGCGCTACGAAAAGGCAAAACCGGATGATTGTCAGCGATCGTCCGGTTTTTTATTGTCACACGGTCAGCAACGGATGCTGACCAGGGCGAAAAGCTTCTTCCTCGTTTCGCCCTGCCTCTGGTTCATTGCACAAACGGCCTCAGCCAGTTGAATAAGTATTTTCTTAATGGTTCTTAAGATAAATCATCCCACCAGAAATCGGGTGCCGTATAATTCACCGCTAACCGCAGGACAGCGACTATGCTGAGAGGATATCGGCAGACGAAAAGTATTCACCATCAGGAACGATGTACAGCTCATGGCACTTCACAGCAAAAAGCTCTCTTTTACCCGACCAATCATGCTCAGCTTCGCGGGGATCATCTGCAGTTTTGTGGTGATCGCGGTCGCGGTGACGCTTTCGCAACGAAAGGATTTTCTTGCGGATTATCACAAGATTAACAGCAATTTCACGCACAACCTGGCGGTGAACTACACCGAGTCGATCCTGCGTGAAAACGACTATATCCTGGGCCGTGCCGCGATGTACTTTTCGCGTAACGACAGGCTAAACGAGACGCTCAACGTCAACCCGACGCAAGGGCTGCAGATGGTGATGCATCTGCAGAACCTGATGCCGACCGTGTCCTCCATCTCGCTGGCGGATACGCAGGGGCATTATCTCCGCGCGCCGGAAGTACTCCCCACGGAGAAGAGTAAAACCTTCGATCCCCGGACTCGGCCGTGGTTTGTCGCTCAGGCCGAAGCCAGTATCTTCAGCCACTATACTCGCCCCTACATGGACTACTTCACCGGCCATCCGACGGTAACGCTCTATAAGCCCTTGATTTCACCGGAAGGCCGACTGAAGGGAACGATCGCGTTTCATCTCGATTTGACGTCAATGGGCTACACCCTGCGTCAGATGGTGGCGCCCGTTCAGGGGGAATTCTTCGTCGTCGAACGCGACGGCGCCGTTGTGCTTCACCCGGATACCGGCGCGCTCTTCAAACAGTACGTGAGCGAAGCGCTGATGGACAAAATGACCAGCGGCGAAGGCCACCTTTATGACAAGAAAAGCAACGCCTGGTATTACTACTACTCGTTTACCAATCCGGACTGGTTTGTCATCTACCGGGTCTCTGGCGAGACGCTCACCGATATCACCCGCCACGAAACAACGATTGTTGGCTGGGGGTTTGCGCTGGCGGCCATCATCATCATCCTCTTCGGCTTATACCTCCGCCACGCCTCGCGTAGCGTGCTGATGCACATTATCAATGCCATCAAAACCGGCGACGTCAGCGAGGCGCCGCGGCTGGAGGCGATGCTGAGCCACACTATCCAGTCCAATAAAGAGCGTGAGATGGCCTATGTGCGCCAGGCCACTCACGATGCGCTGACGGGCTGTAAAAACCGCCGCGCATTCGATAGCGATATCGCGGAGCTGCTGAATGCCCATCAGCCTTTCGCGCTGGCGCTGGTGGACATTGATAACTTCAAGTCGATTAACGACACGCTGGGCCACCTGACCGGTGATATCGTTCTGCGCAACGTGGCCCGCGAGGGGATCCAGATCATGCAGCCACATCACGTCTCGCTTTACCGTTACGGTGGAGAAGAGTTTGCGGTAATTTTCCAGGCGGAGCAGATGACGTCTGCGCTCTCATTGCTGGAGGCGTGGCGTATCGCTGTTGAAAAACGCGTCTGGCGAGAAGAAAACCTGCGGGTGACGTTCAGCGGCGGTCTTGGGGAGTGGCATTTTGAACCGCTGGATCAATTTGTCGGAAGCGTTGATAACGCCCTCTACAGCGCCAAACAGCAGGGCAAAAACCGCATTAACCGAACGTCCATCAGCTAGTCCTCCCTCTTTCACCCCTGCCCGTTTCGACGGGCCGGGTACCCGACAACGCAAAATTGTAACCGGTTTCAGAAAATCGCCGGTTTCTTTGTGATGCCTGACACACAATCGCGGTAAACCGGTTGTTGAAGCGGTCTGCACGGGATAATTATCAATAAACACATGTAGATCGAGGCTGATTATGAAGAACATCGTTTTATGCTGTGCAGCGGGAATGTCAACCAGCATGCTGGTTCAACGTATGAAAGACGCCGCGCAGAAAAAAGGGGTTGAAGTCACCATTAAAGCCGTTCCGGTTGCGGAGTTTAAAGACAACATCGCGACGGCCGACATCGTATTGCTGGGGCCACAGGTTAAATACGAGCAGGCTAAACTTCAGGCGCAGGCCGAGCCGCTGGGTAAAAAGGTCGCGGTGATCGACATGATGGATTACGGCATGATGAAAGGCGATGCCGTACTGGAAAAAGCGCTCAAACTTCTGGAGCCATAATGGAAGACTTAGAAACCACGATTATGGAACTGCTGGTCAACGCAGGCGCGGCGCGCAGTGCGGCCCTGACGGCGTTACAGATGGCGCGTAAAGGTGAGTTTGTCGAAGCAGAAAAAGCGATGGAAGAGTCGCGCGAATATGTGAAGCATGCGCACACGATCCAGACGCAGCTTATCGGTCTTGACGAAGGGACCGGGAAGCTTCCGGTTAACCTGATCACCGTCCACTCTCAGGATCACCTGATGAACGCGATGGTCATTCAGGATTTGGCGGGCGATATGATTGAGCTTTATCGTCGGATCCCGTTGGTAAACTGATAACCTACAGATGTAAAAAAACCCGCCGAGGCGGGTTTTTTATTGTCGGGTGGCGCTGAGCTTACCCGACCTACGAGGCACATACCCGGTAATGTTCATCACCGGGCATCAACGATTACTCGTTGTCGGAACCGCCCAGACCTGCGTTCAGCAGTTCTGCCAGGCTCGCGGATGCATCTTCAGCAGTCACCTGCGGTGCAGCTGGCAGTTCGCCCGCAGCACGACGACGCATACGATCCTGATGGTACGCATAACCGGTACCAGCCGGGATCAGACGACCCACGATTACGTTCTCTTTCAGACCGCGCAGTTCATCACGCTTACCAGCAACGGCGGCTTCGGTCAGGACACGAGTCGTTTCCTGGAACGATGCAGCA contains:
- the thiH gene encoding 2-iminoacetate synthase ThiH, encoding MSTFTERWRQLSWDDIALRINSKTAADVERALNARHLTREDLMALLSPAASAYLEPMAQRAQRLTRQRFGNTVSFYVPLYLSNLCANDCTYCGFSMSNRIKRKTLDEGEIARECAAIREMGFEHLLLVTGEHQGKVGMDYFRHHLPAIRRQFASLQMEVQPLAQEEYAELKTLGLDGVMVYQETYHEATYARHHLKGKKQDFFFRLETPDRLGRAGIDKIGLGALIGLSDSWRVDCYMVAEHLLWLQQHYWQSRYSISFPRLRPCAGGIEPASLMDERQLVQTICAFRLLAPEVELSLSTRESPAFRDRVIPLAINNVSAFSKTQPGGYADDHPELEQFVPHDGRRPEAVAAALTAQGLQPVWKDWDSWLGRTSQ
- a CDS encoding sensor domain-containing diguanylate cyclase, coding for MALHSKKLSFTRPIMLSFAGIICSFVVIAVAVTLSQRKDFLADYHKINSNFTHNLAVNYTESILRENDYILGRAAMYFSRNDRLNETLNVNPTQGLQMVMHLQNLMPTVSSISLADTQGHYLRAPEVLPTEKSKTFDPRTRPWFVAQAEASIFSHYTRPYMDYFTGHPTVTLYKPLISPEGRLKGTIAFHLDLTSMGYTLRQMVAPVQGEFFVVERDGAVVLHPDTGALFKQYVSEALMDKMTSGEGHLYDKKSNAWYYYYSFTNPDWFVIYRVSGETLTDITRHETTIVGWGFALAAIIIILFGLYLRHASRSVLMHIINAIKTGDVSEAPRLEAMLSHTIQSNKEREMAYVRQATHDALTGCKNRRAFDSDIAELLNAHQPFALALVDIDNFKSINDTLGHLTGDIVLRNVAREGIQIMQPHHVSLYRYGGEEFAVIFQAEQMTSALSLLEAWRIAVEKRVWREENLRVTFSGGLGEWHFEPLDQFVGSVDNALYSAKQQGKNRINRTSIS
- a CDS encoding PTS lactose/cellobiose transporter subunit IIA, whose product is MEDLETTIMELLVNAGAARSAALTALQMARKGEFVEAEKAMEESREYVKHAHTIQTQLIGLDEGTGKLPVNLITVHSQDHLMNAMVIQDLAGDMIELYRRIPLVN
- a CDS encoding PTS sugar transporter subunit IIB produces the protein MKNIVLCCAAGMSTSMLVQRMKDAAQKKGVEVTIKAVPVAEFKDNIATADIVLLGPQVKYEQAKLQAQAEPLGKKVAVIDMMDYGMMKGDAVLEKALKLLEP